The genomic region aaaaacatttgtgtgaCCAATCCACGCGGGACCTCAGACTTGACCAAAAGCAGCTGAAAATATGTTGGTCTTAAGAGCtgattaaattttttaaattgttgacGTTCTTATGAGGTGTGGCAAACTATTCCAGAGTTGGGGGAGCAATGTCAGCATTTAGTTTTTAAACATGAAGATGGCACTGAACTCAATGAACTCGAGGCAAATTACGGAGTTAAAAAGATTCCATTCACCATTTGATTATCAGAAGTATAGAAAATATTCATAACAAATCAAACTAATAATCGATGATTGATTTGATACTAAAATCAACTTAAAGCAGCCTAATTACATTAAAAGTAGGACactgggtgaagaggactcggTTAGAACGCTGCActggatttcaaaataaaagcacaaccGTTCGGAAGTGGGAAAGTACAATCTTTAAACAACACACCATTTTTTAACACTGATTAAAAATAGTTAATCTTCTgagttattatttattatattatacaaaTGACATTTAGTTGTATGAATCCATTTATGTATTGCTTTTAATATTTAGGCATACTAAAGACTAccataatacatttttttaaatgtaaaacaccACAGGTTTACTTAAGTTTGGCTGTAACgtattgtttaattaattattttttttagcaaaagGCTAAGTAAAATGTTTCAAATAGACGCGTTGTGCACTAAATATCTCACTGCAGAAGTATCAGAAAACTACCCTTAGCCGCCTGCCCAGTCCTGTTCTGCGCATGCTCGCCGAAGTGATACGAGCGCAGTGCACCATGGGACTTCCTTTCTCTCCGAGGCCATATTGGAGTTAACTCACAGTAAGACGAGCTCcgagttttatttataaaataaacatgattttcgccacattttcacattttgctgTGACCCACTCTTTAACGAGAGTCCTCTGCTATCCTCCTTCTGCCCGCAGGTTGGCCGGTCCGGACTAAACCGCAAACATGGTGGCCGCAAAGAAGACGGTGAGCGAGGCCGGAATGCACGCGCTACTGCACGGCTAGGCTTCACGTGGAGACGTGTAACTGCCGGGGCCTGCTAGCTAGCGCCGTAGTACTCCGCTTAAAACTTGATATTTCTACTCAGTGTCATGTCACTTAGTGTTGATTTATTGCTGCtttaaatcttataaaatacTTGATTGTTATGACAGTGTTTATTAGTGGCCGCCCGTTTAGTTCATGTTTAACTGTACTGGCAGTAGAGCTAATGCTAATTCATAAAATCTAACAGAAAATGACGACAACAACGTGGACCCTTCCCCCTTTAATATAAagttaaaacaagtttaaatgtATGGGCTTTTTATGTGTCCTATTATAGTTGTCAGATTttgatatatgtgtgtgtctgtgctcagAAAAAGTCTATGGAGTCCATCAACTCCCGTCTCCAGCTGGTGATGAAGAGCGGAAAATACGTCCTGGGCTACAAACAGTCCCAGAAGATGATCCGTCAGGGAAAAGCCAAGCTGGTTATCCTGGCCAACAATTGCCCAGCTCTCAGGTATATTAAGACTTtcctaaacatatttttctacaCACTATTTTAGCTAAGGAATTGAAAGGGATTCAGTGTGCTTCGAAGAATTATGAGAAGTTTAACAATAAAgggaattattttttttagaaatcaaaTTTAAGTGAGGTTAATTAATAGGGGAGCACTGATGCAAACATAAATTGGTATTGCCTTATTGAGATGCTACATATGTGCTAGTGAATAAGACGACATTCACCAGTGGGTATttccattttttgttgtttcacatCAGTATTATTCAGGCTAAGTGTTCAAAGATTGTGTAATAAtgagcaaaaacataaatagcTAAACTAATTTTTCATAGTAAGAATCTGTGTACCTGCAAAGTAAATGACCAATTATCAACTCTCTCTCTAAATCTTACTGCAGTGATCatagtgtatgtatatatgtctgtATGTACCCTGTCTCCAGGGCCACTCTGAACAAAATTTTACACAAACACCGTCACACATGCAGAGGTTATTTAGAAATTATACATCCCATCCCAAATGATACATTCTTTGGATTTTCATATCTATTATCTCCCTGCGAAGGTGGTGATACGTTctccttttgtgtgtgtttggtttaaCATATGTCGCTCGGATGCCAAGGTCCCCAGAATTTACTTCTGTGATGTCATTTTGTTCGACTCACCACTAAATAGGGAGTTAAGAATTTGAAAAGATGCTGCAGGCCTGGGGCAGGGGGTCTATCAGATAGTTGGTCCCATCCTTGTAATTTCTGTGCAGGTTGGAAATTTGTACTTGTTGCGCTTTCTTTTAGTGCAGAGGCACAAAAGTATACATGTGTAAACTTAATTTTGAGTAGGGTAAGGACAGTTACATGTTTGATGTAATCATACTCATGTGATACAGCTAGCAAATGCCCCTCATAATTCAGAAAAGTTTGGGATCTCTGCTATTTATTGTACACTAATTGTCTCCAATATTGATTTGTAGAAGATGCTAAGGTATTGATTACAATTTTAATAAATTTCATCTAAATGTTGATTATAAATTGGTTAACTCAAAAAACAATATGCAGAAACGTCTCTGCAGTCAGTATAATCAAGTGTTATAACCAAGGATCTATGGCTGTAAGACTTAACTGCACTtgtttctgtatattttaaattgtcttGCGTCAGCTTTACCCTTTTTCGCAGTATTTGACCGCATGTGCATTTGGCTCACATTTACCTTTATTACCTGTCCAGGAAATCTGAGATTGAATACTATGCTATGCTGGCCAAGACTGGTGTCCACCACTACAGTGGAAACAACATCGAGTTGGGCACAGCCTGCGGCAAATACTACAGGGTGTGCACACTGGCTATCATCGACCCTGGTGAGtactcatttttgtttttaacccatCTTCACTGAactacttcttcacctccacagGAATTAGATGTTATATACACTGTGGGAGAAAGTGTTAAAAAAGCCCAGTGGGATGTTTGAGGCACCAGCTGGTGTGCATCACTGCCTGCAAGTTAAACTGATTTGTGGGTGGCGAGTTCACAAACATAAATCTAaaagaatttctgctaaaacaatattttagtTCTCTGGGAGGTATTAAACTTTCCAGATGTAACTATCTTAGTTAAATGCTGTCACTCTAGTACTTGTTAACACATAAGATGGAGAGT from Pelmatolapia mariae isolate MD_Pm_ZW linkage group LG22, Pm_UMD_F_2, whole genome shotgun sequence harbors:
- the rpl30 gene encoding 60S ribosomal protein L30 is translated as MVAAKKTKKSMESINSRLQLVMKSGKYVLGYKQSQKMIRQGKAKLVILANNCPALRKSEIEYYAMLAKTGVHHYSGNNIELGTACGKYYRVCTLAIIDPGDSDIIRSMPEQQQPAQ